In Thauera sp. JM12B12, one DNA window encodes the following:
- a CDS encoding S41 family peptidase, whose protein sequence is MRSSKLKQFGLVMTGMVAGVMISLNFSANADRSTQVPLPVEELRAYADVFNAIKQGYVEPVEDKKLITDSISGMLSGLDPHSAYLDAEAFKDLQVGTQGEFGGLGIEVGMEDGFVKVISPIEDTPAFRAGVLAGDLIVKLDDTPVKGMSLNDAVKRMRGKPRTDITLTIMRKGESRPIVITLTREVIKVQSVKSKVIEPGYAYLRIAQFQENTAASVVEHLNKLSAEGPMQGLVLDLRNDPGGLLHGAVGVSAAFLPADTLVVSTDGRTEDAKREYRATPSDYLRGTRDDFLRRLPAVAKDVPMVVLVNAGSASASEIVAGALQDHKRAKVMGTQTFGKGSVQTILPLNNSTAIKLTTARYYTPSGRSIQAKGIEPDFVVEETANGSSRRVREADLLRHLDNGKEAEAPVKEAAPAAPAGEDGESEPVRFELAGEDDHQLQQAIRLLKGEQIVQNQH, encoded by the coding sequence ATGCGCAGCAGCAAGCTGAAACAGTTCGGCCTCGTGATGACCGGCATGGTGGCCGGGGTCATGATCAGTCTCAATTTTTCTGCCAACGCCGATCGCAGCACGCAGGTGCCCTTGCCGGTCGAGGAGTTGCGCGCCTACGCCGACGTGTTCAATGCGATCAAGCAGGGGTACGTCGAGCCGGTCGAAGACAAGAAGCTGATCACCGACTCGATCAGCGGCATGCTGTCCGGCCTGGATCCCCACTCCGCCTACCTCGACGCCGAAGCCTTCAAGGACCTGCAGGTCGGTACCCAGGGCGAGTTCGGTGGTCTCGGCATCGAGGTCGGCATGGAGGATGGCTTCGTCAAGGTGATCTCGCCGATCGAGGATACCCCGGCGTTCCGCGCGGGCGTGCTGGCGGGCGACCTGATCGTCAAGCTCGACGACACCCCGGTGAAGGGCATGAGCCTCAACGATGCAGTCAAGCGCATGCGCGGCAAGCCGCGTACCGACATCACCCTCACCATCATGCGCAAGGGCGAGTCGCGTCCGATCGTGATCACGCTCACCCGGGAAGTGATCAAGGTGCAGAGCGTGAAGTCGAAGGTCATCGAGCCCGGTTATGCCTACCTGCGCATTGCCCAGTTCCAGGAGAACACCGCCGCGTCGGTGGTCGAGCATCTGAACAAGCTCAGCGCGGAGGGGCCGATGCAGGGCCTCGTGCTCGACCTGCGCAACGACCCGGGCGGGCTCCTCCACGGCGCGGTTGGCGTATCGGCGGCTTTTCTGCCTGCGGATACCCTGGTCGTGTCCACTGACGGCCGGACCGAGGACGCCAAGCGTGAGTATCGCGCCACGCCGTCCGATTACCTGCGCGGCACGCGCGACGACTTCCTTCGCCGCCTGCCTGCGGTGGCCAAGGACGTGCCGATGGTCGTGCTGGTCAACGCCGGTTCGGCTTCCGCATCCGAGATCGTCGCGGGCGCGCTGCAGGATCACAAGCGCGCCAAGGTCATGGGTACGCAGACCTTCGGCAAGGGCTCGGTGCAGACCATCCTGCCGCTCAACAACAGCACCGCGATCAAGCTCACCACCGCGCGCTACTACACCCCGAGCGGGCGCTCGATCCAGGCCAAGGGCATCGAGCCCGACTTCGTGGTCGAGGAAACCGCCAATGGTTCGAGCCGCCGTGTGCGCGAGGCCGATCTTCTGCGCCACCTCGATAACGGCAAGGAGGCTGAAGCGCCCGTCAAGGAAGCGGCGCCTGCTGCACCCGCTGGCGAGGACGGCGAGTCCGAGCCGGTGCGCTTCGAGCTTGCAGGCGAGGACGACCACCAGTTGCAGCAGGCCATCCGCCTTCTCAAGGGTGAGCAGATCGTCCAGAATCAGCACTAG
- the moeB gene encoding molybdopterin-synthase adenylyltransferase MoeB, with translation MNDDQLLRYSRHILLPEIDVEGQQALLEARALIIGAGGLGSPAAMYLAAAGVGTIAIADDDTVDLTNLQRQIMHSADMVGLPKVASARATLNRLNPQTRVEPIQRRLDGEALEAEVARADVVLDCSDNFATRHAINRACVRHRKPLVSGAAIRFDGQAAVFDLRHADSACYHCVFPEGEDIEEVRCAVMGVFAPIVGIIGATQAAEALKLVIGCGRTLDGRLLLLDGLGMEWRSVSFGRDPGCSVCAEAR, from the coding sequence ATGAACGATGACCAGTTGCTGCGCTACAGCAGGCACATCCTGCTGCCCGAGATCGACGTGGAGGGGCAGCAGGCACTGCTCGAGGCGCGCGCGCTGATCATCGGTGCCGGGGGGCTGGGCTCGCCTGCCGCCATGTATCTTGCCGCCGCTGGGGTGGGTACGATCGCGATCGCCGATGACGACACCGTAGACCTGACCAATCTCCAGCGCCAGATCATGCATTCCGCCGACATGGTCGGCCTTCCCAAGGTGGCCTCTGCGCGGGCGACCCTGAACAGGCTGAATCCGCAGACTCGCGTCGAACCCATCCAGCGCCGACTGGATGGCGAAGCACTCGAGGCCGAAGTCGCGCGCGCGGACGTGGTGCTCGACTGCAGCGACAACTTTGCCACGCGGCACGCCATCAACCGCGCCTGCGTGCGCCATCGCAAGCCCCTGGTGTCCGGGGCTGCGATCCGCTTCGATGGTCAGGCCGCCGTGTTCGACCTGCGCCACGCCGACAGCGCCTGCTATCACTGCGTGTTTCCGGAGGGCGAGGACATCGAGGAGGTGCGTTGTGCGGTCATGGGCGTTTTCGCTCCGATCGTCGGCATCATCGGTGCGACCCAGGCTGCCGAGGCCCTCAAGCTCGTCATCGGCTGTGGCCGCACGCTCGATGGCCGCCTGTTGCTGCTCGATGGACTGGGCATGGAGTGGCGCAGCGTGAGCTTCGGCCGCGACCCCGGTTGCTCCGTGTGCGCGGAGGCGCGCTGA
- the ribD gene encoding bifunctional diaminohydroxyphosphoribosylaminopyrimidine deaminase/5-amino-6-(5-phosphoribosylamino)uracil reductase RibD, which yields MTFSAADHAAMARALELAARGLTTTSPNPRVGCVLAGPDGVVGEGWHERAGEPHAEIHALRQAGVLSRGATAYVTLEPCSHFGRTPPCADALIEAGVARVVVAMVDPNPLVAGRGLERLRAAGIVTEHGLLEAEARELNPGFVSRMTRGRPWVRLKAAATLDGKTALANGVSQWITGPAARADGHRWRARACAVLTGIGTVREDDPQLTVRDVPCTRQPLRVLVDAGLAVAPTARILQGAPILVATASDDHARIAALVGRGHEVLRLPNASGKVDLPQLIQALGARGLNEVHVEAGFKLNGSLMREGCVDELLLYLAPMLVGDAAQGLFNLPELTALDRAPRLDVRDLRMIGSDLRLIARLRASA from the coding sequence ATGACCTTTTCGGCAGCTGACCATGCCGCGATGGCGCGCGCGCTCGAGCTCGCCGCCCGCGGCCTTACGACGACCTCACCCAACCCGCGCGTCGGCTGCGTGCTCGCAGGCCCGGATGGTGTGGTCGGCGAAGGATGGCACGAGCGGGCCGGCGAACCCCACGCCGAGATTCACGCCCTGCGCCAGGCTGGCGTGCTGTCACGCGGCGCCACGGCCTACGTCACGCTCGAACCCTGTTCGCACTTCGGCCGCACGCCGCCGTGCGCGGATGCGCTCATCGAAGCCGGCGTCGCCCGCGTCGTGGTCGCGATGGTCGACCCCAACCCGCTCGTCGCAGGACGTGGCCTGGAGCGCCTGCGGGCTGCGGGCATCGTGACCGAGCACGGTCTGCTCGAGGCCGAGGCGCGCGAACTGAACCCGGGCTTCGTTTCCCGGATGACGCGCGGCCGTCCCTGGGTGCGACTCAAGGCCGCCGCCACCCTCGATGGCAAGACGGCGCTCGCCAACGGCGTAAGCCAGTGGATCACCGGCCCCGCCGCACGCGCCGACGGCCATCGCTGGCGGGCGCGGGCGTGCGCGGTCCTGACCGGGATCGGCACGGTGCGCGAGGACGACCCCCAGCTGACGGTGCGCGATGTACCTTGCACCCGGCAGCCGCTGCGCGTGCTCGTCGACGCCGGCCTCGCCGTCGCGCCGACGGCGCGAATCCTCCAGGGCGCGCCCATCCTCGTTGCTACCGCGAGCGACGACCACGCCCGCATCGCCGCCCTGGTCGGCCGTGGCCACGAAGTGTTGAGGCTCCCCAATGCAAGCGGCAAGGTGGATCTTCCGCAATTGATCCAAGCGCTCGGTGCGCGCGGGCTCAACGAGGTGCATGTCGAAGCCGGCTTCAAGCTGAACGGCTCGCTGATGCGCGAAGGCTGCGTGGACGAGCTGCTGCTCTACCTCGCGCCGATGTTGGTCGGCGATGCCGCGCAGGGCCTGTTCAACCTGCCCGAACTCACCGCACTCGACCGCGCCCCCCGACTCGATGTCCGTGATCTGCGCATGATCGGCAGCGACCTGCGCCTGATCGCACGTCTCCGCGCGAGCGCCTGA
- the nrdR gene encoding transcriptional regulator NrdR, with protein sequence MKCPFCGDPNTQVTDTRENEDGDVVRRRRRCVKCDKRFTTYERIDLKMPHIVKRNGNRTEFDHDKLAGSLKLALRKRPVTIEAIDAAVDRIEARLLSMGEQEVPSEKIGELVMKELKKLDKVAYIRFASVYRNFADVDEFAEVIRELQVRPRRGKAGKAGPDPEHDLFGS encoded by the coding sequence ATGAAATGCCCGTTCTGCGGTGATCCCAACACCCAGGTCACCGACACGCGTGAGAACGAGGACGGCGACGTCGTCAGGCGCCGCCGTCGTTGCGTGAAGTGCGACAAGCGCTTCACCACCTACGAGCGCATCGATCTCAAGATGCCGCACATCGTCAAGCGCAATGGCAACCGCACCGAATTCGACCACGACAAGCTCGCTGGCAGCCTGAAGCTCGCCCTGCGCAAGCGTCCGGTGACCATCGAGGCCATCGACGCTGCGGTCGACCGCATCGAGGCGCGCCTGCTCTCCATGGGCGAGCAGGAAGTTCCGAGCGAGAAGATCGGCGAACTCGTGATGAAGGAGCTGAAGAAGCTCGACAAGGTCGCCTACATCCGCTTCGCCTCCGTGTATCGCAACTTCGCCGACGTGGACGAGTTCGCCGAAGTGATCCGCGAGTTGCAGGTCCGTCCGCGGCGCGGCAAGGCGGGCAAGGCCGGGCCCGACCCCGAACATGACCTTTTCGGCAGCTGA
- the glyA gene encoding serine hydroxymethyltransferase encodes MFSSQDTLAKVDPELWSAIQAENKRQEDHIELIASENYVSHAVMEAQGSQLTNKYAEGYPGKRYYGGCEHVDVAEQLAIERLKTLFGAEAANVQPNSGSQANQAVLMAFAKPGDTIMGMSLAEGGHLTHGMPLNMSGKWFNVVAYGLNEKEEIDYDRMEALAREHKPRIIIAGASAYALRIDFERFAKIAKEIGAIFWVDMAHYAGLIAAGFYPNPVPHADVVTSTTHKTLRGPRGGIILMKAEHEKALNSAIFPGLQGGPLMHVIAAKAVAFKEAATPEFRNYQEQVIANARVMARVLSEERGLRIVSGRTESHVFLVDLRNKKITGKAAEAVLGSAHITVNKNSIPNDPEKPFTTSGIRIGSPAMTTRGFTEIEAEKIAHLIADVLDAPEDQTVIERVRGQVAELCAKFPVYGK; translated from the coding sequence ATGTTCTCCTCGCAAGACACCCTCGCCAAAGTCGATCCCGAGCTGTGGTCCGCCATCCAGGCCGAAAACAAGCGCCAGGAAGATCACATCGAGCTGATCGCCTCGGAAAACTACGTCTCCCATGCAGTGATGGAAGCCCAGGGCTCCCAGCTCACCAACAAGTACGCCGAAGGCTATCCGGGCAAGCGCTACTACGGCGGTTGCGAGCATGTGGATGTGGCCGAGCAGCTCGCCATCGAGCGCCTGAAGACCCTGTTCGGTGCCGAAGCCGCCAACGTGCAGCCGAACTCGGGCTCGCAGGCCAACCAGGCGGTGCTGATGGCCTTCGCCAAGCCGGGCGACACGATCATGGGCATGAGCCTGGCCGAAGGCGGCCACCTCACCCACGGCATGCCGCTGAACATGTCGGGCAAGTGGTTCAACGTCGTGGCCTACGGTCTCAACGAGAAGGAAGAGATCGACTACGACAGGATGGAAGCGCTCGCGCGCGAGCACAAGCCGCGGATCATCATCGCCGGCGCCTCCGCCTACGCGCTGCGCATCGACTTCGAGCGTTTCGCGAAGATCGCCAAGGAAATCGGCGCCATCTTCTGGGTCGACATGGCGCACTACGCCGGACTCATCGCCGCGGGCTTCTACCCCAACCCCGTGCCGCACGCCGACGTCGTCACCTCGACCACGCACAAGACCCTGCGCGGTCCGCGCGGCGGCATCATCCTGATGAAGGCCGAGCACGAGAAGGCGCTCAACTCCGCGATCTTCCCGGGCCTGCAGGGCGGCCCGCTGATGCACGTGATCGCCGCCAAGGCGGTTGCCTTCAAGGAAGCGGCCACGCCCGAGTTCCGCAACTATCAGGAACAGGTGATCGCCAACGCCCGCGTGATGGCGCGCGTGCTGTCGGAAGAGCGCGGCCTGCGCATCGTCTCCGGTCGCACCGAGAGCCACGTCTTCCTGGTCGACCTGCGCAACAAGAAGATCACCGGCAAGGCTGCCGAAGCCGTGCTGGGCAGCGCGCACATCACGGTTAACAAGAACTCGATCCCGAACGATCCCGAGAAGCCCTTCACCACCTCGGGCATCCGTATCGGTTCGCCGGCCATGACCACGCGCGGTTTCACCGAGATCGAGGCCGAGAAGATCGCCCACCTGATCGCCGACGTGCTCGACGCGCCGGAGGACCAGACGGTGATCGAGCGCGTGCGCGGCCAGGTGGCCGAGCTGTGCGCGAAGTTCCCGGTCTACGGCAAGTAA
- a CDS encoding TRAP transporter large permease subunit yields MIELFAAHAPELMFGSLLIFLLTGFPVAFSLAACGLLFGFIGMEFGLLPPSLFQALPLRVFGIIQNDTLLAIPFFTLMGLVLERSGMAEELLDTVGQVFGPIRGGLALAVIFVGALLAATTGVVAAAVISMGLISLPIMLRYGYSPAIASGAITASGTLAQIVPPSLVLIVIADQLGRSVGDMYKGAFIPAFILIGLYVLFIVGLAIFKPAMVPALPPEARTYREPDGSSGMRSLAVFTVFVTIVAVTFGMYYGEILSALKGAEVDPAADETIVVALTGGTLFAFVAAMINKVSGLGLLSRITERVTFVLIPPLALIFLVLGTIFLGVATPTEGGAMGAVGGMIMAYARGKLDMALLKHGLEATARLSCFVLFILIGSTIFSFTFTALDGPIWVEHLFDKLPGGEIGFLVFVNTMIFFLGFFIDFFEIAFILIPLLAPVADKLGIDLVWFGVLLAMNLQTSFLTPPFGFALFYLRSVAPAKDYIDRITKGRIAGVRTMDIYRGSIPFVIMQIVMVVALIAFPGLVTFTLDKKVEVDLDTIEINVPGGGDGGGWGQQSDSWGGSPTESGGSEGASPADGGTGDGAAGGDAAPAGNNEGFGTTQRGW; encoded by the coding sequence ATGATCGAACTGTTCGCCGCCCACGCGCCCGAGCTGATGTTCGGGTCGCTGTTGATCTTCCTGCTCACCGGCTTTCCGGTGGCCTTCTCGCTCGCCGCCTGCGGCCTGCTCTTCGGCTTCATCGGCATGGAGTTCGGGCTCTTGCCGCCCAGCCTGTTCCAGGCGCTGCCGCTGCGTGTCTTCGGCATCATCCAGAACGACACCCTGCTGGCGATCCCCTTCTTCACCCTGATGGGCCTGGTCCTCGAGCGCAGCGGCATGGCCGAAGAGCTGCTCGACACCGTCGGCCAGGTGTTCGGTCCCATCCGCGGCGGCCTCGCGCTGGCGGTGATCTTCGTCGGCGCGCTGCTCGCGGCGACCACCGGCGTGGTCGCGGCCGCGGTGATCTCGATGGGACTGATCTCGCTGCCGATCATGCTGCGCTACGGCTACAGCCCGGCGATCGCCAGCGGCGCGATCACCGCCTCGGGCACCCTGGCGCAGATCGTGCCGCCCTCGCTGGTGCTGATCGTGATCGCCGACCAGCTCGGCCGCAGCGTCGGCGACATGTACAAGGGCGCCTTCATCCCGGCCTTCATCCTGATTGGCCTGTACGTGCTCTTCATCGTCGGCCTGGCGATCTTCAAGCCCGCGATGGTCCCCGCCCTGCCCCCCGAGGCGCGCACCTACCGGGAGCCGGACGGCAGTTCGGGCATGCGCTCGCTCGCCGTCTTCACCGTATTCGTCACCATCGTCGCCGTCACCTTTGGCATGTACTACGGCGAGATCCTGTCCGCGCTCAAGGGCGCCGAGGTCGATCCCGCCGCCGACGAGACGATCGTGGTCGCGCTCACCGGTGGCACCCTGTTCGCCTTCGTCGCCGCAATGATCAACAAGGTGAGCGGCCTGGGCCTGCTGTCGCGCATCACCGAGCGCGTGACCTTCGTGCTCATCCCGCCGCTCGCGCTGATCTTCCTCGTGCTCGGCACGATCTTCCTCGGCGTCGCCACCCCGACCGAAGGCGGCGCGATGGGCGCGGTGGGTGGCATGATCATGGCGTACGCGCGCGGCAAGCTCGACATGGCGCTGCTCAAGCACGGCCTCGAAGCGACCGCCCGCCTGTCGTGCTTCGTGCTGTTCATCCTCATCGGCTCGACCATCTTCAGCTTCACCTTCACCGCACTCGATGGTCCGATCTGGGTGGAGCACCTGTTCGACAAGCTGCCCGGCGGCGAGATCGGCTTCCTCGTGTTCGTGAACACGATGATCTTCTTCCTCGGGTTCTTCATCGACTTCTTCGAGATCGCCTTCATCCTCATTCCGCTGCTGGCGCCGGTCGCCGACAAGCTCGGGATCGATCTGGTGTGGTTCGGCGTGCTGCTGGCGATGAACCTGCAGACCTCCTTCCTCACGCCACCCTTCGGCTTCGCGCTGTTCTACCTGCGCAGTGTGGCGCCGGCGAAGGACTACATCGACCGCATCACCAAGGGCCGGATCGCGGGCGTCAGAACGATGGACATCTACCGTGGCTCGATCCCGTTCGTGATCATGCAGATCGTCATGGTGGTCGCGCTGATCGCCTTCCCGGGGCTGGTGACCTTCACCCTGGACAAGAAGGTCGAGGTGGACCTCGACACCATCGAGATCAACGTCCCGGGCGGCGGAGACGGCGGCGGCTGGGGCCAGCAGAGCGACAGCTGGGGGGGCAGCCCCACCGAATCCGGCGGCAGCGAGGGCGCGAGCCCGGCCGACGGCGGAACGGGTGACGGCGCAGCGGGCGGCGACGCCGCGCCGGCAGGCAACAACGAGGGCTTCGGCACCACCCAGCGCGGCTGGTAA
- a CDS encoding TRAP transporter small permease subunit: MDTLLSLSRAIDAVSRFLGKFIIWLVLAAALISAANAVARKAFNIGSNAFLEIQWYLFGAVFLLGAGYTFLQNAHVRIDVLAGKWSMRTRMFIDIAGIIVFLLPMCWFMIDFAMPVVKGAYVSGEMSSNAGGLIRWPVYALVPIGFALLGLQAISELIKRIAFLQGKAPNPLLHGAQESNEAHDSAHATPHDDNAGEVRK, translated from the coding sequence ATGGACACCCTCCTCAGCTTGTCCCGCGCCATCGATGCGGTAAGCCGCTTCCTAGGCAAGTTCATCATCTGGCTCGTGCTCGCAGCGGCATTGATCAGCGCCGCAAACGCGGTCGCGCGCAAGGCGTTCAACATCGGCTCGAACGCCTTCCTGGAGATCCAGTGGTATCTGTTCGGCGCGGTCTTCCTGCTCGGTGCCGGCTATACATTCCTCCAGAACGCCCATGTGCGGATCGACGTGCTCGCGGGGAAATGGTCCATGCGCACCCGAATGTTCATCGACATTGCCGGCATCATCGTGTTCCTGCTGCCGATGTGCTGGTTCATGATCGACTTCGCCATGCCGGTGGTGAAGGGTGCCTACGTCTCGGGCGAGATGTCGTCCAACGCAGGCGGGCTGATCCGCTGGCCGGTGTACGCGCTGGTGCCCATCGGTTTCGCGCTGCTCGGCCTGCAGGCCATCTCGGAACTCATCAAGCGCATCGCCTTCCTGCAAGGCAAGGCGCCCAACCCGCTGCTGCATGGCGCGCAAGAGAGCAACGAGGCACACGACTCCGCGCACGCCACGCCCCATGACGACAATGCCGGCGAGGTGCGCAAATGA
- a CDS encoding TRAP transporter substrate-binding protein produces the protein MERRKFLQGAGMAGILAAGTAPAIVHAQQQIRWRLASSFPKSLDTVFGASEAFAKNVSDATGGKFVISVHPAGELVPAFGVVDAVQQGTIECAHTAPYYFFGKDETFAFDCTIPFGMTSRSMTAWMFEGNGLKLMREFYAQYNIVNFPCGNTGAQMGGWYRKEIKSVKDIEGLKMRIGGFGGRVLAKLGAVPQNIPAGEIYQSLEKGTIDAAEWIGPYDDLKLGLHKVAQNYYFPAWWEGSTQFSVYINDKQWNSLSAEYKAIVEQAARAAHVTCQARYDGRNPTALKQLVAEGAKLSRFPKDFMDAAFKASREVYAELNEKNANWKKVYPDYSRFLADQVQWESVAEGNYAQYLASQKL, from the coding sequence GTGGAACGTCGTAAATTTCTGCAGGGCGCCGGCATGGCCGGAATTCTGGCTGCCGGCACCGCACCGGCCATCGTTCATGCCCAGCAGCAAATCCGCTGGCGTCTGGCCTCCAGCTTCCCGAAGTCGCTCGACACCGTGTTCGGCGCGAGCGAAGCCTTTGCCAAGAACGTCTCGGACGCAACCGGCGGCAAGTTCGTGATCTCGGTACATCCGGCCGGCGAACTGGTACCGGCCTTCGGCGTCGTCGATGCCGTGCAGCAGGGCACGATCGAGTGCGCCCACACCGCGCCCTACTACTTCTTCGGCAAGGACGAGACCTTCGCCTTCGACTGCACGATCCCCTTCGGCATGACCTCGCGGTCGATGACGGCGTGGATGTTCGAGGGCAACGGACTCAAGCTGATGCGTGAGTTCTACGCCCAGTACAACATCGTGAACTTCCCCTGCGGCAACACCGGCGCGCAGATGGGCGGCTGGTATCGCAAGGAGATCAAGTCGGTCAAGGACATCGAAGGCCTGAAGATGCGCATCGGTGGCTTTGGTGGCCGCGTGCTCGCCAAGCTCGGCGCCGTGCCGCAGAACATCCCCGCGGGCGAGATCTACCAGTCGCTCGAAAAAGGCACGATCGACGCCGCCGAGTGGATCGGCCCCTACGACGACCTCAAGCTCGGCCTGCACAAGGTCGCGCAGAACTACTACTTCCCGGCGTGGTGGGAAGGCAGCACGCAGTTCTCGGTGTACATCAACGACAAGCAGTGGAACAGCCTTTCGGCGGAATACAAGGCGATCGTGGAACAGGCCGCGCGCGCGGCCCACGTGACCTGCCAGGCGCGCTACGACGGCCGCAACCCGACCGCGCTCAAGCAGCTCGTGGCCGAAGGCGCCAAGCTGTCGCGCTTCCCGAAGGACTTCATGGACGCCGCCTTCAAGGCCTCGCGCGAGGTCTATGCCGAGCTCAACGAGAAGAACGCGAACTGGAAGAAGGTCTATCCCGACTACAGCCGCTTCCTCGCCGACCAGGTGCAGTGGGAGTCCGTGGCCGAGGGCAACTACGCCCAGTACCTCGCCTCGCAGAAACTTTAA
- a CDS encoding histidine phosphatase family protein produces the protein MKSRQTPISSNSCRICLVRHGETAWNTERRLQGHIDIPLNDTGLSQAEATALSLARAGFRFSALYSSDLQRARQTAAAIARTHALAPMHDPRLRERHYGHFQGLTYDEAEHRHPEHFQRFKAREPHFAVPDSGESLVGLAARVHAALEEIAGRHTGEAVVVVTHGGVLDIVHRLASGQGLEPARDFAIPNAALNWIEHTAGSWKLLAWADESHLQSALDELPDA, from the coding sequence ATGAAATCGCGACAGACACCAATCTCATCCAACTCATGCCGGATCTGCCTCGTCCGGCACGGCGAAACCGCCTGGAATACCGAGCGCCGCCTGCAGGGCCACATCGACATCCCGCTCAACGACACCGGCCTGAGCCAGGCCGAGGCCACCGCGCTCAGCCTTGCCCGTGCAGGCTTTCGCTTCTCGGCGCTGTACAGCAGCGACCTGCAGCGCGCGCGCCAGACCGCCGCAGCGATCGCACGCACGCACGCGCTCGCCCCCATGCACGACCCCCGCCTGCGCGAGCGCCATTATGGCCATTTCCAGGGCCTGACCTACGACGAGGCCGAGCACCGCCACCCCGAGCACTTCCAGCGCTTCAAGGCGCGCGAACCGCACTTCGCCGTACCCGACAGCGGCGAGAGCCTGGTCGGACTCGCCGCACGCGTCCATGCTGCGCTCGAGGAGATCGCCGGACGCCACACCGGCGAGGCGGTGGTGGTGGTCACCCATGGCGGCGTGCTCGACATCGTGCACCGCCTCGCCAGCGGCCAGGGTCTCGAGCCCGCCCGAGACTTCGCGATTCCCAATGCGGCACTGAACTGGATCGAGCACACGGCGGGGAGCTGGAAGCTCCTCGCCTGGGCGGACGAGAGCCACCTGCAGAGCGCACTCGACGAGCTCCCCGACGCCTGA
- a CDS encoding TRAP transporter small permease subunit has translation MSFLLRLSRLIDWINERVGRGVMWLVLIAVVISAGNALVRKLFNTSSNALLEIQWYLFAAIFMLAAGYTFLRNEHVRIDLVTNRLSARGQNIVDVIGILLFLLPMAVLILWLSWPIVMTSVQSGEMSQNPGGLIRWPVKMLLPLGLGLLVLQAVSELIKRIAFLTGHGPNPLRKKSAGAATEELVAAIKAQRGGRAEP, from the coding sequence GTGTCCTTTCTGCTGCGCTTATCCCGCTTGATCGACTGGATCAATGAGCGGGTCGGTCGTGGCGTGATGTGGCTGGTGCTGATCGCAGTGGTGATCAGCGCCGGCAACGCGCTCGTCCGCAAGCTGTTTAACACAAGTTCAAATGCCCTGCTCGAGATCCAGTGGTACCTGTTCGCGGCCATCTTCATGCTCGCGGCGGGTTACACCTTCCTGCGCAACGAGCACGTACGCATCGACCTGGTGACCAATCGGCTGTCCGCGCGCGGGCAGAACATCGTCGACGTGATCGGCATCCTGCTCTTCCTGCTGCCGATGGCGGTGCTGATCCTGTGGCTGTCATGGCCGATCGTGATGACCTCGGTGCAGTCGGGCGAGATGTCGCAGAACCCGGGTGGCCTGATCCGCTGGCCGGTGAAGATGCTGCTGCCGCTCGGCCTCGGCCTGCTCGTGCTGCAGGCGGTGTCCGAGCTGATCAAGCGCATCGCCTTCCTCACCGGGCATGGCCCCAATCCGCTGCGCAAGAAGTCCGCCGGTGCAGCGACGGAGGAACTCGTCGCGGCGATCAAGGCGCAGCGCGGGGGGAGGGCGGAACCATGA